GCTAATCTTTATTTCGATATCATGGCTGCAGTTACACGCCGGTATACAGAAGTGGGTTTACTGCCAGATGTAATACTGGTGGGCATTGGGTATCGCGACTTCCCCACAATGGACTCCCTGCGAAACCGCGATTATACGTACCCGTTAGCCATACCGGAGTATGAAATGCCCGTGAGCGGCGGGGCCGATAAATTCCTGGCTTTTATCAACAGGGAGCTGGCTCCTGAAATAGACCGGCACTATAAAACTGATAGCAGCAAACGTGTGCTCATGGGGCATTCCCTGGGTGGATACTTCACTGCGTATGCCCTTTACCGTGATATCACCGGTACCGGCCCGAAGTTTCACGGCTATGTGGCGGCCAGTCCATCTCTCCATTACAACAATTACTATCTGCCAAAGCAGATAGCTGACTATCACATTGCGGCGGATACGATATTTGCATCAAAAGCATATTTCACTTTCGGTGGACTTGAAAAGTCTACCGACTCAGGAGACGTTCCCAGGGAAACCCTCCTCCGGCAACTCGACAGCAGCAACTGTATGCATTACATCAGCTTCAAAGGAGAAATGCTTTCCAACCTGGATCACATGGATACCGGTCTTCCTACTTTTATTAAAGGCATGCAACTCACATTGCAGATGCCCCGTTAAAAATAAATCGGCCGCGTGGACACGCAGCCGATGATCATAGAAACGGAAAAAATGTATTAATTACTGTTGTGCACCCAGGCTGATCTTATTACCGCTGATGCGGGGATTACCCGCAGGAGGCCATGAGCATCCCTGCCAGCACCATATTTGCAATAGCTGGATAATTCATTTTCTGGTTGTTGCATCTGATTACAACAACACTACTCCCGTTTTTCTCAAACGGGTGACAACCATATGATTTTTATTTATGCAATCCGTTTTTCCGGAGCCAGGCAAGCAACTTCTCCGGGTAGTTGGTTTGAATAGCATTGGCAAAGGCCGCATCTTTCCGGCGCTGGCTGAACCCTGCGCCCTCCTGCTGCTCTTCCAGCTTATCGTATT
The genomic region above belongs to Chitinophaga sp. 180180018-3 and contains:
- a CDS encoding alpha/beta hydrolase-fold protein gives rise to the protein MKLYPAVILLFALFACNRPQLLKNNGSLPARMYSREVNDSFSIFIQLPEHYNKTNADKYPVVYLLDANLYFDIMAAVTRRYTEVGLLPDVILVGIGYRDFPTMDSLRNRDYTYPLAIPEYEMPVSGGADKFLAFINRELAPEIDRHYKTDSSKRVLMGHSLGGYFTAYALYRDITGTGPKFHGYVAASPSLHYNNYYLPKQIADYHIAADTIFASKAYFTFGGLEKSTDSGDVPRETLLRQLDSSNCMHYISFKGEMLSNLDHMDTGLPTFIKGMQLTLQMPR